Proteins encoded within one genomic window of Halodesulfovibrio sp. MK-HDV:
- a CDS encoding D-sedoheptulose 7-phosphate isomerase, giving the protein MNEYSLQSLLASHISVAQQLYQHVDELDAIQQAITNTLKKKGKILLAGNGGSAGDAQHIAAEFIGRFKTERRALPAIALTTDTSILTAVGNDYGYEEIFSRQVEGLCLSEDCFIGISTSGNSPNIIKAFSKAKEIGALTIGITGGTGGKMKKIKELCDHIFIVPSNDTARIQEMHIFAGHAICELIDKKTW; this is encoded by the coding sequence ATGAACGAATATTCTCTACAATCCCTTCTTGCCTCACACATTTCCGTTGCTCAACAGCTTTACCAGCATGTTGACGAGTTAGATGCTATTCAACAGGCCATCACCAACACTCTTAAAAAAAAAGGGAAAATACTTCTAGCTGGCAATGGAGGAAGTGCCGGAGATGCACAACATATTGCAGCAGAGTTTATAGGAAGATTTAAGACAGAAAGGCGGGCTCTTCCAGCCATAGCCTTAACGACAGACACGTCTATCCTTACAGCTGTAGGTAATGACTATGGTTATGAAGAAATTTTTTCCCGACAAGTGGAAGGACTGTGTCTTTCAGAGGACTGCTTCATAGGTATATCCACCTCAGGTAACAGCCCAAATATTATCAAGGCGTTTAGTAAGGCAAAAGAAATCGGAGCACTAACCATCGGGATAACAGGAGGGACTGGGGGAAAGATGAAAAAAATAAAAGAGTTATGCGATCACATATTTATCGTCCCATCAAACGATACCGCTCGGATTCAAGAAATGCATATATTTGCGGGGCATGCCATATGTGAACTTATAGACAAGAAAACATGGTAA
- a CDS encoding type II secretion system protein GspL yields MLKKILCIACSEERIALCQFTTNWRGSQLLDHQIIPISNLDDPQSLAKDLAAAIDRHNLWSNQYRLSLPAHTAILRNWDFPFSTPKQLAQALEFELEQEIPFTSEEVITDLQFGAKTPQGRKAVSATVHKEFLSAIVQELQTCGIDPQHITIDAFSLAKIAGDICTKAPTLLINIDAQSTQLVCLENNVPCAVSQIPYGIQNIKQALQLQLSATPDAIERLLFFSDISTLDETVPLDEQTFKEALTSQLRRLAKQILLCANADMPSADFLLICGDLARLQGIEKFFTEELGLPTTAIHKHPNASKLFSIEDKTDWLECLPALALAPAKNTNFQQQKTVNFRKDEFSFSKKRDPLVYITTYATVLACILMATLSLSLFAQGHQNDLRAADLNANLKKTLQKTLPKVNKSFGTIQYTSILKSRLAQLHGKSNANGNKTEIDSLDLLLALHKNTPKSLDISMEAIRITEKNIGLVGTTNSYNTLEKLRSHLAKNSYFKAVTIRGATNQKKQKRIRFELEIEKAG; encoded by the coding sequence ATGCTCAAAAAAATTCTTTGTATTGCCTGCTCAGAGGAACGGATAGCACTTTGTCAGTTCACTACGAACTGGCGGGGCTCTCAACTGCTGGATCACCAGATTATTCCAATAAGTAATTTGGATGACCCTCAAAGCTTGGCTAAAGACCTAGCTGCCGCTATTGATCGCCATAACCTTTGGTCAAATCAATACAGGCTCTCTCTCCCTGCACATACTGCTATTCTTCGCAATTGGGATTTTCCATTCAGCACTCCGAAACAACTAGCTCAAGCTCTTGAATTTGAGCTTGAGCAGGAAATTCCTTTCACCTCAGAAGAAGTAATTACAGACCTACAATTTGGTGCGAAAACACCACAGGGGCGCAAAGCTGTATCCGCAACAGTTCATAAAGAATTCCTTTCAGCAATAGTGCAAGAATTACAAACCTGTGGCATTGACCCTCAGCACATAACCATTGATGCATTTTCACTTGCTAAGATAGCAGGAGATATTTGCACAAAGGCACCAACGCTTCTTATAAACATTGATGCTCAAAGCACGCAGTTGGTGTGCCTTGAAAACAATGTTCCATGTGCTGTTTCTCAGATTCCTTACGGCATACAAAACATTAAACAGGCCCTGCAGCTCCAGCTTAGTGCAACCCCAGATGCCATAGAAAGACTCTTATTCTTTTCTGACATATCAACGCTAGACGAAACGGTTCCACTAGACGAACAGACATTTAAAGAAGCGTTAACCTCGCAACTACGACGTCTTGCTAAACAAATTTTATTATGTGCAAATGCAGATATGCCTTCCGCAGATTTCTTATTGATTTGTGGAGATCTTGCACGATTACAAGGGATAGAAAAATTCTTCACAGAAGAGCTTGGTCTTCCAACCACAGCAATTCACAAGCACCCAAATGCTTCCAAATTATTTTCGATCGAAGATAAAACGGATTGGCTTGAGTGTCTGCCAGCGCTTGCCTTGGCACCTGCAAAAAATACAAATTTCCAGCAGCAAAAGACCGTCAACTTCCGAAAAGATGAATTTTCATTTTCAAAAAAACGTGACCCATTAGTCTACATAACTACTTATGCGACTGTCCTTGCATGTATCCTTATGGCTACGTTATCTCTTTCTCTTTTTGCTCAGGGACATCAGAATGACTTACGTGCCGCAGATCTCAACGCTAACCTTAAGAAGACGTTGCAAAAAACGTTACCTAAGGTAAACAAATCGTTCGGCACCATCCAGTACACGAGCATTCTAAAATCACGCCTTGCTCAGCTACATGGCAAATCAAATGCGAACGGCAACAAGACAGAAATTGATTCATTAGATCTGTTATTAGCCTTACATAAAAACACACCGAAATCGCTTGACATTTCCATGGAAGCCATCAGAATTACAGAAAAAAATATCGGACTAGTCGGGACCACTAACAGTTACAACACGCTTGAAAAGTTACGCTCTCATTTAGCAAAGAACTCATATTTTAAAGCTGTAACTATTCGCGGCGCCACAAACCAAAAAAAACAAAAACGCATTCGTTTCGAGTTAGAAATAGAAAAGGCAGGCTAG
- a CDS encoding AAA family ATPase — protein MQVSPQETAQVNPFGEQFRAFQFYPSESHKKVVHRITRGLECNCGLILLTGEIGIGKTSVCRHIMQSFGDKYIFAESGNPFFKPSEQLYNFCKQYGIDTTSRNSISDLTEGLHDFFMQQAEVGRKPVIIIDESHLLGEEHFSLLLVLYNMRLGAIPLVQIILIGQVEIMDRLKQPGLEALNQRIGVRCELFPMNMEETENYVQFKLVNADFSDIAIFDKKALTRIWNVTGGLPRLINHISSHALDTITFSGTSKISSALIDKVASDPMYQGLFTIRTKKHHRKYGMFITLALVSALLGWSAYQLNVSALLKTYAKQTLFQKEITQSEISVRPETSSKTAAPSSAALLPKIETNILAILPPLPEAPELTEPDSNFTKDTTVERQLTIPTKNSAVSVTVYDTPKEKAFSEAPEETRTQQEDNAIISQALKSIQVEATSKDNSMQLSNEILDEPSHPALEALQIDALAWSKDPSTRMVVIGNQVLHEGDQVGNFVLKTIGRDHLVFSLNGIDFKKNGRS, from the coding sequence ATGCAGGTATCTCCACAGGAAACGGCACAAGTAAACCCATTTGGGGAACAATTCCGTGCGTTCCAATTTTACCCGTCCGAAAGTCACAAAAAAGTAGTCCACAGAATTACTCGAGGACTTGAATGTAACTGTGGACTTATTTTGCTCACCGGAGAAATTGGCATCGGCAAGACTTCAGTCTGCAGACATATTATGCAGTCCTTCGGGGATAAATATATTTTTGCAGAAAGCGGGAACCCTTTCTTCAAGCCCTCAGAACAGCTCTACAACTTCTGCAAGCAATACGGCATTGATACCACAAGCCGGAACTCCATTAGTGACCTTACTGAGGGGTTGCATGACTTTTTTATGCAGCAGGCTGAAGTAGGTAGAAAGCCTGTTATCATTATTGATGAGAGCCATCTGCTGGGCGAAGAGCATTTTTCTTTACTTTTGGTCTTATACAACATGCGACTTGGCGCCATTCCACTTGTCCAGATCATTCTCATCGGCCAAGTCGAGATTATGGACAGGCTAAAACAGCCGGGATTAGAAGCGCTAAATCAACGAATAGGGGTACGTTGCGAACTGTTTCCAATGAACATGGAAGAAACAGAAAACTATGTGCAATTCAAGCTTGTTAATGCAGATTTTTCAGATATTGCAATCTTCGACAAAAAAGCACTTACCCGAATTTGGAATGTAACAGGTGGACTCCCCCGTCTTATCAACCACATATCGTCTCATGCATTAGACACGATAACGTTTTCCGGAACCTCAAAAATTTCTTCTGCGTTGATAGATAAGGTTGCATCTGACCCTATGTATCAAGGCCTATTTACAATCCGCACAAAAAAACACCATCGTAAGTATGGAATGTTCATTACACTGGCTCTTGTAAGTGCGCTGCTTGGATGGTCGGCATATCAATTAAATGTTTCTGCACTTCTAAAAACGTACGCAAAGCAAACGCTTTTTCAGAAAGAAATTACACAAAGCGAAATAAGCGTTCGTCCAGAAACAAGCTCCAAGACAGCGGCTCCATCATCAGCAGCGCTTTTACCCAAAATTGAAACTAACATTCTGGCAATACTCCCACCACTACCTGAGGCACCGGAGCTTACAGAGCCAGATTCTAATTTCACTAAAGACACTACGGTTGAAAGACAACTGACCATACCAACGAAGAACAGCGCTGTTTCCGTAACTGTCTATGACACCCCCAAAGAAAAAGCTTTTTCTGAAGCGCCTGAAGAGACAAGAACACAACAAGAAGACAACGCTATTATTTCGCAAGCACTAAAAAGCATACAAGTTGAAGCCACATCTAAAGACAATTCTATGCAACTTTCCAATGAGATACTGGACGAACCATCCCATCCTGCACTAGAAGCTTTACAGATTGACGCACTTGCATGGTCAAAAGATCCTTCCACCCGAATGGTGGTTATCGGTAATCAAGTTTTGCATGAAGGAGATCAGGTTGGAAATTTTGTGCTCAAAACTATCGGGCGTGACCACCTCGTCTTCTCATTAAACGGAATAGACTTTAAGAAAAATGGTAGATCGTAA
- the gspG gene encoding type II secretion system major pseudopilin GspG, protein MTQSKEMKQKKQSKEAGFTLMELMVVIVILGILASIVVPRFLDEPHKARVVKVKMQIQGFSTAAKRFYLDNGYYPSTEQGLQALVNKPTTGRVPKQFPKNGYIGKIPKDPWDNDYVYISPGSHESFDIISFGADGEEGGIDDGSDIQSWNLE, encoded by the coding sequence ATGACTCAGAGTAAAGAAATGAAACAAAAAAAACAGTCAAAAGAAGCAGGCTTCACCTTAATGGAGCTAATGGTAGTTATTGTTATTCTTGGTATCCTTGCTTCTATCGTTGTTCCAAGATTTCTTGATGAGCCGCACAAAGCACGTGTCGTAAAAGTAAAAATGCAAATTCAAGGTTTTTCCACAGCTGCCAAACGCTTCTACCTTGATAACGGCTACTACCCTAGTACCGAACAGGGACTGCAAGCACTTGTAAATAAGCCAACTACAGGACGTGTTCCTAAACAGTTCCCAAAAAATGGCTACATTGGAAAAATACCAAAAGATCCTTGGGATAATGACTATGTTTACATTTCCCCAGGTTCTCACGAATCCTTTGATATTATCTCCTTTGGGGCAGACGGCGAAGAAGGTGGCATAGATGATGGTTCTGACATCCAAAGCTGGAATCTTGAATAA
- a CDS encoding GspH/FimT family pseudopilin, with protein MMVLTSKAGILNKTHESGFTLFELIVVVAILGIVLGLTIPSINFSDPERDMDTVVRRLAGAVSEARSRALLKREPLELHLEPKHIFLVQRNGMQQLGKSALPTTVTISSVIVDEKNQRTLLFTPKGVTQPATVEIKSQSGIRTLFIKPIQGVSY; from the coding sequence ATGATGGTTCTGACATCCAAAGCTGGAATCTTGAATAAGACTCACGAATCAGGCTTTACCCTATTCGAATTAATTGTAGTTGTTGCCATTCTTGGAATAGTACTTGGACTTACTATTCCAAGCATCAACTTCTCAGATCCTGAACGTGACATGGACACTGTAGTGAGACGGTTAGCTGGGGCAGTTTCAGAAGCTCGTTCACGCGCGCTGCTTAAACGAGAGCCACTCGAATTACACCTTGAGCCTAAACACATATTTCTTGTTCAGCGCAATGGAATGCAACAGCTGGGAAAATCAGCCCTTCCAACTACGGTAACTATTTCCAGTGTAATTGTAGACGAAAAAAATCAGCGCACGCTGTTATTTACCCCAAAGGGTGTAACGCAACCTGCTACAGTTGAGATTAAGTCACAATCAGGAATTCGCACGTTATTCATCAAACCCATTCAAGGCGTTTCGTATTAG
- a CDS encoding tetratricopeptide repeat protein, whose translation MIRNTLYTILISFVLLTGCAKKNTATQEVPELKEATTKAITLQKEGSLQESLVWYAQALKIKETPQLRNGAGAALLSSGATEAALKEFDRALTFTPSSPDLLANRGTALYLLKEYDDAHSSFDKALSYNPSHAEALNGKALVQLYQKNYESALVLFLQARKAAPKNAYIIYNTAIAFEATGLLEDAEKIFTQYIKMAPKDAKAFNGRGVTRLKLEKYAASAQDFNKAIALDPTAGKFYYNRGLLWQKQLKYPDAVKDYTRAIAYTPDNSASYVNRGDTYFLLDEKEKGCRDLKKACNMGLCEKLEAYKNINTCTD comes from the coding sequence ATGATTCGTAATACCTTATACACAATACTCATCAGCTTTGTACTACTGACCGGTTGTGCAAAGAAGAATACAGCTACACAGGAAGTGCCAGAGCTTAAGGAAGCAACTACAAAGGCTATAACGTTACAAAAAGAAGGTAGCCTTCAAGAAAGCCTCGTTTGGTACGCTCAAGCTTTGAAGATTAAAGAAACTCCTCAATTACGTAACGGTGCAGGTGCAGCATTACTTTCTTCTGGCGCCACCGAAGCAGCACTAAAAGAATTTGATCGTGCACTTACCTTTACTCCATCCTCACCGGACCTTCTCGCCAACAGAGGTACCGCGTTATACCTTCTTAAAGAATACGATGATGCTCATTCTTCTTTTGACAAAGCGCTTTCATATAATCCATCACACGCCGAAGCTCTTAACGGCAAAGCCCTCGTGCAACTTTACCAGAAGAATTACGAATCAGCACTAGTACTTTTTCTTCAAGCTAGAAAAGCTGCTCCTAAAAACGCCTACATTATATACAACACTGCCATCGCCTTTGAAGCAACAGGACTGTTAGAAGATGCAGAAAAAATATTTACACAGTACATCAAAATGGCTCCTAAAGATGCCAAGGCTTTTAACGGGCGCGGAGTAACGAGATTAAAGTTGGAAAAATATGCTGCATCCGCTCAAGACTTCAACAAAGCAATTGCACTAGACCCAACGGCTGGGAAGTTTTACTATAACAGGGGATTGTTGTGGCAAAAGCAACTAAAGTATCCTGATGCAGTAAAGGATTACACCCGAGCTATTGCATACACTCCTGACAATAGTGCCAGCTATGTAAACAGAGGGGACACCTACTTTTTACTTGATGAAAAAGAAAAAGGATGCAGAGATCTTAAAAAAGCATGCAACATGGGTCTCTGTGAAAAACTTGAGGCC